The Cytophagia bacterium CHB2 DNA window AGGTGACACTGGTCGAAGGATTGAAGGGGTTGGGATAATTCTGGTTCAATTGATAGGTGGCGATGGCCGCATGTGGCCTGTCCGCTACTTCCACATCAATGCCTTGTTCCCACTTCGCCTTCAGTTCCGGATACCAGTTCAGGTCGCCGGCAGGATAACCCTTTTCGGCGCCGGTGTAGGCGGTTGACGAGGTTGGATAAGTTGCATTCAATTCGTCACGATAGTACTCAATCGGGCGACGATCATAATCATCGGTGTTGCGATTGAAAACAGCGCCCGGCGTGTTCTTTGAGCGGTTGCCGCCTGTCGGGCTTTCATACCAGCGCATCATGTTCGTCATCAGGCGCGGCGTGTTGCTCAGCGTGAGGTTGGTCATCCTAAAGGCATTCACTGAATCCGCGCCCAGCCGGCTGTTGATGTGATACGACAGCGGCGAGCCTGGCGGATAGCCAAAATCATTCAGGAATGCCCAGCCCGAATCGCTGATCGCATAAAAATTATTGCTGACCGTCCAGTTGGTCGTGGTATTCGGCGCAGTGAAAATCCAGGTGATGCGGTTTCTGCCGTTGGGATAAATCTCGCCGGTGTTGGCCCATTCCGCGGCGCGGGTGGCGTCGGTGGAATCTTCGCCGAGCGCAAACGCATCGACAAACAAGTTGTTGGTGATGCTGATCTCCGGGCCGACATTGCCGAGCGACAACAGCCCGTGGAAGCCCATGCCGTTGATGAACGTGTTGTGGTCGATCCGGCCGTACTTGATCTCGCCCGTGCCCGCTTGCGGATTGGCAAAATTATAGTGCCGGATGGCGCGATCCTGAAAATTCACGAACGTGTTGTTGACGATAATAAAGGAGTCGCAGGCCGCTTCGCGCAAATCAATGCCTTTGCCGGCGCCGAGATTCGACGTCGTCAACGCGCCCATGTTCGCAAAAATCGAATTCGTGATTGATACTTTGGTGGTATT harbors:
- a CDS encoding T9SS type A sorting domain-containing protein; amino-acid sequence: MRHLKLETIFTAVFLLAASLYGQDVVVPLTPTDGTAATHVNTQILADTVIAGGFKANRVYELQRDGVYLHNAVVTVPAGQTLRLRAAAGAGKKPIIYLWETGTGGSPTRPPGNFVVLNGGHLEIKDVCIAGFYEPEPDRVDGVQGGLINTTAVGSSIVLDGVVFSNINGQHVRTGFNTTKVSITNSIFANMGALTTSNLGAGKGIDLREAACDSFIIVNNTFVNFQDRAIRHYNFANPQAGTGEIKYGRIDHNTFINGMGFHGLLSLGNVGPEISITNNLFVDAFALGEDSTDATRAAEWANTGEIYPNGRNRITWIFTAPNTTTNWTVSNNFYAISDSGWAFLNDFGYPPGSPLSYHINSRLGADSVNAFRMTNLTLSNTPRLMTNMMRWYESPTGGNRSKNTPGAVFNRNTDDYDRRPIEYYRDELNATYPTSSTAYTGAEKGYPAGDLNWYPELKAKWEQGIDVEVADRPHAAIATYQLNQNYPNPFNPSTSVTFALAKAGEVKLEIYNALGQKVATLVNGKLPAGQHNVVWDAKNVPSGIYFYKLEAGTFHQTRKMVLMK